The Calypte anna isolate BGI_N300 chromosome 2, bCalAnn1_v1.p, whole genome shotgun sequence genome includes a window with the following:
- the BAMBI gene encoding BMP and activin membrane-bound inhibitor homolog → MDRHSSYIFIWLQLELCAMAVLLTKGEIRCYCDAAHCVATGYMCKSELSACFSRLLDPQNTHSPLTHGCLDSIASTADICQAKQAQNHSGTTTVSTMECCHEDMCNYRGLHDVLSPSRGETSGQGSRYQHDSSRNLITKVQELTSSKELWFRAAVIAVPIAGGLILVLLIMLALRMLRSENKRLQDQRQQMLSRLHYSFHGHHSKKGQVAKLDLECMVPVTGHENCCMTCDKMRHSDLSNDKILSLVHWGMYSGHGKLEFV, encoded by the exons ATGGATCGCCATTCCAGCTACATCTTCATCTGGCTGCAACTGGAGCTGTGCGCCATGGCCGTCCTGCTCACCAAAG gtgaaatCAGATGCTACTGTGATGCTGCACACTGTGTTGCAACTGGCTATATGTGCAAATCTGAGCTTAGCGCCTGCTTCTCCAGACTGCTGGATCCTCAGAACACACATTCCCCACTTACTCATGGCTGCTTGGACTCTATTGCAAGCACAGCTGATATCTGCCAAGCCAAACAAGCACAAAACCACTCTGGCACCACTACCGTGTCCACAATGGAATGCTGTCATGAAGATATGTGCAATTACAGAGGTCTACATGACGTTTTGTCTCCTTCCAGGGGCGAGACTTCAG GACAAGGGAGCAGATATCAAcatgacagcagcagaaatctCATCACCAAGGTGCAGGAATTGACCTCTTCAAAAGAGCTATGGTTCAGGGCAGCTGTGATTGCTGTTCCTATAGCTGGGGGGCTAATCTTGGTGCTTCTTATCATGCTGGCTTTGCGGATGCTCAGGAGTGAAAATAAGAGACTGCAAGATCAACGTCAGCAAATGCTCTCCCGTTTGCACTACAGTTTTCATGGACATCATTCAAAGAAAGGGCAGGTGGCAAAATTGGACTTGGAATGCATGGTGCCTGTGACTGGTCACGAGAACTGCTGCATGACCTGTGATAAAATGAGACATTCAGACCTCAGCAATGATAAAATTCTTTCACTAGTCCACTGGGGAATGTACAGCGGACACGGGAAGCTGGAATTTGTATGa